One stretch of Sylvia atricapilla isolate bSylAtr1 chromosome 4, bSylAtr1.pri, whole genome shotgun sequence DNA includes these proteins:
- the SPCS3 gene encoding signal peptidase complex subunit 3, translating into MNTVLSRANSLFAFSLSVMAALTFGCFITTAFKERSVPVRIAVSRVTLKNVEDFTGPRERSDLGFVTFDITADLQSIFDWNVKQLFLYLSAEYSTKNNALNQVVLWDKIMLRGDNPRLSLKDMKSKYFFFDDGNGLKGNRNITLTLSWNVVPNAGILPLVTGSGHVSVPFPDTYETTKSY; encoded by the exons ATGAACACGGTGCTGTCCCGGGCCAACTCGCTCTTCGCCTTCTCGCTGAGCGTGATGGCGGCGCTCACCTTCGGCTGCTTCATCACCACCGCCTTCAAGGAGCGCAGCGTGCCCGTCCGCATCGCCGTCTCCCGGGTCACGCT aAAAAATGTAGAAGATTTCACTGGACCTAGAGAAAGAAGTGATCTGGGATTCGTCACATTTGACATTACTGCAGAT CTGCAGAGTATATTTGATTGGAATGTTAAACAATTGTTTCTATATTTGTCGGCAGAATATTCAACGAAAAACAAT GCCCTAAATCAGGTGGTCCTTTGGGACAAGATCATGTTGAGAGGAGATAACCCAAGGCTGTCCTTAAAAGACATGAAGTCAAAGTACTTTTTCTTTGATGATGGAAATGGTCTCAA GGGAAACAGGAATATCACCTTGACTCTCTCCTGGAATGTTGTACCAAATGCTGGCATTCTACCTCTTGTAACAGGATCAGGACATGTGTCTGTACCTTTCCCAGATACCtatgaaacaacaaaaagttATTAA